Proteins encoded within one genomic window of Eurosta solidaginis isolate ZX-2024a chromosome 1, ASM4086904v1, whole genome shotgun sequence:
- the TwdlW gene encoding uncharacterized protein TwdlW encodes MKIVVASVLTLVTLAYADISLQNGYSYNVQQEQSHYSPPPPQQQSLLSQVLLRLPIPQLQALPGSINNPMQITQPSFQYVPAQQYQYPQQQHQQQPKYQLVSLHPQTQSNPYLPMPTAQHAPVRVVKHHRRPRPRVKIPKKTIITKNFFIHSAPEESEEELQEELSKLAEQPRKHYNVLFVKTPTQTSKAAAVNLAKTLKQEKTVVYVLSKKTSAADIQDAIQEAPQHINKPDVFFIKYRTPEEAEHAQRQIQSQYDSLGGSTVITEEGLAPVTSVVGSLDEPEYEEDSEEEELVLQQPQASVNTQDQFPIDVNALANSQYLPPTKKK; translated from the coding sequence GCTTCTGTGCTGACGTTGGTCACGCTTGCATATGcagatatatctttacaaaatggCTACAGTTACAATGTACAACAAGAGCAATCGCATTATAGCCCACCACCACCACAACAACAATCCCTACTGTCCCAAGTGCTTTTGCGCTTACCCATCCCACAACTACAAGCGCTACCAGGAAGCATCAACAATCCAATGCAAATAACACAACCCAGCTTTCAATATGTGCCCGCTCAACAATACCAatacccacaacaacaacaccaacaacaaccaaaGTACCAACTAGTGTCGCTACATCCACAAACACAAAGCAACCCATATTTACCAATGCCGACCGCACAGCACGCCCCGGTGCGCGTAGTCAAACATCATCGACGTCCACGCCCACGTGTAAAGATACCTAAAAAGACtataattacaaaaaatttctttataCATTCCGCACCTGAGGAGAGCGAAGAAGAGTTGCAAGAGGAGTTAAGTAAATTAGCCGAACAGCCTCGTAAGCACTATAATGTTTTATTTGTGAAGACTCCTACGCAGACAAGTAAGGCTGCAGCAGTAAATTTGGCCAAAACACTGAAACAGGAGAAAACTGTTGTTTATGTTTTGTCGAAGAAAACGTCTGCAGCTGATATACAAGATGCCATACAAGAAGCACCGCAACACATCAACAAACCCGACGTGTTCTTCATCAAATATCGTACACCCGAAGAGGCCGAGCATGCGCAACGGCAAATTCAATCACAATATGACTCTTTGGGCGGTTCCACTGTAATCACTGAAGAGGGTTTGGCGCCGGTCACTTCGGTTGTGGGCTCTCTGGATGAACCAGAATATGAAGAGGATAGCGAAGAAGAAGAATTGGTGCTTCAACAGCCACAAGCGAGCGTAAACACACAAGATCAATTTCCGATTGACGTCAATGCATTAGCCAATAGTCAGTATTTGCCACCCACCAAGAAGAAGTAA